In Amycolatopsis endophytica, the following are encoded in one genomic region:
- a CDS encoding 3-keto-5-aminohexanoate cleavage protein — protein sequence MSGGEALAQSFQEWLGLVQDRLTAGAKSSGAWIACGPVAGSRLIGGAHRRALDARAPRLGGTCSGDRQAIPRRKPVSPAAPASGVAPSAAASRVLGNDMDAGYHRLSIMNTLGGTMTGKAPKPAIITCAPTGAIHTPTMSPALPVTPEEIAEASLAAAGAGAAIVHLHVRDPEDGHPVQDAGLFKEVIAAVKDKSEVIINLTTGGSPHMSVDERIAPAVQLAPELASLNMGSMNFGLFPMLTRFPDLEHDWERRHLENKDIVFKNTYADIERILKLCGDQGTRFEFECYDTAHLYNLANMLDRGLVRPPLFIQTVLGLFGGTGADLEDLAHLRRTALRLFGNDFEWSVVGAGAAQLRLGSIALSLGGNARVGLEDSLWDGPGKLAESNAAQVRRIAEMARLLHRDVATPDETRRRLDLRDSVGK from the coding sequence GTGTCCGGTGGCGAGGCGCTCGCCCAGTCCTTTCAGGAATGGCTCGGCCTCGTCCAGGACCGGCTCACGGCTGGTGCGAAGTCGTCCGGGGCATGGATCGCGTGCGGGCCCGTGGCCGGCAGCCGCTTGATCGGCGGAGCACACCGGCGCGCCCTTGACGCGCGGGCTCCGCGCCTCGGGGGAACCTGCTCCGGCGATCGCCAGGCGATTCCGCGGCGAAAACCGGTCTCTCCGGCCGCTCCGGCGTCCGGAGTCGCACCGTCCGCAGCTGCGTCGCGGGTCCTTGGCAACGACATGGACGCAGGTTATCATCGATTATCGATAATGAACACGTTGGGAGGGACGATGACGGGCAAGGCGCCGAAGCCGGCGATCATTACCTGCGCTCCGACCGGTGCGATCCACACTCCGACGATGTCGCCGGCGCTGCCGGTCACGCCCGAGGAGATCGCGGAGGCGAGCCTGGCGGCGGCCGGAGCGGGCGCGGCGATCGTGCACCTGCACGTCCGCGACCCGGAGGACGGGCACCCGGTCCAGGACGCCGGCCTGTTCAAGGAGGTCATCGCCGCCGTCAAGGACAAATCCGAGGTGATCATCAACCTCACCACCGGCGGCAGCCCGCACATGAGCGTCGACGAGCGGATCGCCCCCGCGGTTCAGCTGGCCCCCGAACTCGCCTCCCTGAACATGGGATCGATGAACTTCGGGCTGTTCCCCATGCTGACGCGCTTCCCGGATCTCGAGCACGACTGGGAGCGTCGGCACCTGGAGAACAAGGACATCGTCTTCAAGAACACCTACGCCGACATCGAGCGGATCCTCAAGCTCTGCGGTGATCAGGGAACGCGCTTCGAGTTCGAGTGCTACGACACCGCACACCTCTACAACCTCGCCAACATGCTCGATCGCGGGCTGGTCAGGCCGCCACTGTTCATCCAGACGGTGCTCGGTCTGTTCGGCGGGACCGGCGCCGATCTGGAGGACCTGGCGCACCTGCGCCGGACCGCCTTGCGGCTGTTCGGAAACGACTTCGAGTGGTCGGTGGTCGGCGCAGGTGCCGCGCAGCTGCGGCTCGGCTCGATCGCGTTGTCGCTGGGCGGGAACGCCCGCGTCGGGCTGGAGGACTCGTTGTGGGACGGTCCCGGCAAGCTCGCCGAATCGAACGCGGCCCAGGTCCGGCGGATCGCGGAGATGGCCCGGCTGCTCCACCGCGACGTCGCCACGCCGGATGAGACCAGGCGCCGACTGGATCTGAGAGACTCGGTGGGCAAGTGA
- a CDS encoding GntR family transcriptional regulator, with the protein MAENGLAAEFGGDLLSDKVKRLVLDRIIHGHYKPGERVVEFQLSKELGISQSPVRDALRELAAIGVITMHARRGARVRMPSAKELADVSQVRAEIDGLAARLAVARMSPASLSSLRELVDDMLDKLADGDFPAVTDADVRFHEIIVQASGNRALEQTFSQLAPFARTFLTLTLPDVDVREIVLEHQGILEALTAGDADGAAEAARRHQLNVRSLMLDHASATGGVDSVDGAAQVS; encoded by the coding sequence ATGGCCGAGAACGGCTTGGCTGCCGAGTTCGGTGGAGACCTGCTGTCGGACAAGGTCAAGCGCTTGGTTCTCGACCGCATCATCCACGGGCACTACAAGCCCGGCGAGCGCGTGGTGGAGTTCCAGCTGTCCAAGGAGCTCGGCATCAGCCAGTCACCGGTGCGCGATGCGCTGCGCGAGCTCGCTGCGATCGGGGTCATCACGATGCACGCCCGGCGCGGTGCGCGGGTGCGCATGCCCAGCGCGAAAGAACTCGCCGACGTCAGTCAGGTGCGTGCCGAGATCGATGGTCTGGCCGCGCGCTTGGCGGTCGCGCGCATGAGCCCGGCGTCTCTTTCCTCGCTCCGGGAACTCGTGGATGACATGCTCGACAAGCTCGCCGACGGGGATTTTCCCGCGGTGACCGACGCTGACGTGCGCTTTCACGAGATCATCGTGCAAGCCTCGGGCAACCGTGCGCTCGAGCAGACCTTCAGCCAGCTGGCTCCCTTCGCGCGGACGTTCCTCACCCTGACGCTGCCGGACGTGGACGTCCGGGAGATCGTGCTCGAGCACCAGGGCATCCTCGAGGCGCTGACAGCCGGGGATGCCGACGGCGCGGCCGAGGCCGCGCGCCGTCACCAGCTCAACGTGCGCTCCCTCATGCTCGACCACGCGTCCGCGACCGGCGGAGTCGACAGCGTTGACGGCGCGGCCCAGGTCTCCTGA
- a CDS encoding zinc-dependent alcohol dehydrogenase, translating to MTDTMQALVVLKPNVLQIQEKPVPRPGPNEVLARVRSTSICGTDAHLINGDYPDFWPPAFPFTPGHEWAGDIVELGPGAGELGWKVGDRVAGTSHNACGVCQKCVEGRYNLCENYGKPGLHAQYGHNHQGVDATYAVHNVKCIFRLPDPVSYDEGAIIDPASIALHVARRGGIEPGDTVAITGAGAIGMLAADAARICGAARVIVVGRGYRLQKAGALGSETVDTVAGDPVAAVRELTGGFGADVVLECAGVPQTLTWALAMLRKGGRCAMVGIPTEDVLLACKSLVLDELELVGSRASAGEMRRVIPFVADGRMQVGELITHRFPLAEYEKALATFNDRGSGAMKIIVNP from the coding sequence ATGACCGACACCATGCAAGCCCTGGTCGTGCTGAAGCCGAACGTTCTCCAGATCCAGGAGAAGCCGGTTCCGCGGCCGGGGCCGAACGAGGTCCTCGCCAGGGTCCGCTCGACCTCGATCTGCGGTACCGACGCCCACCTGATCAACGGGGACTACCCGGATTTCTGGCCCCCGGCGTTCCCGTTCACCCCTGGCCACGAGTGGGCCGGCGACATCGTCGAACTCGGCCCCGGTGCCGGGGAACTCGGCTGGAAGGTCGGTGACCGGGTTGCCGGCACCAGCCACAACGCCTGCGGCGTGTGCCAGAAGTGCGTCGAGGGGCGCTACAACCTCTGCGAGAACTACGGCAAGCCGGGTCTGCACGCCCAGTACGGGCACAACCACCAGGGTGTGGACGCTACCTACGCGGTGCACAACGTCAAGTGCATTTTCCGGCTTCCCGACCCGGTTTCCTACGACGAGGGCGCGATCATCGACCCGGCCAGCATCGCGTTGCACGTCGCGCGGCGCGGCGGCATCGAACCGGGTGACACGGTGGCGATCACCGGCGCGGGCGCGATCGGCATGCTGGCCGCCGACGCCGCGCGGATCTGCGGGGCGGCCCGCGTGATCGTCGTCGGTCGCGGATACCGGCTGCAGAAGGCCGGCGCGCTGGGGTCGGAGACAGTGGACACCGTGGCGGGTGACCCGGTCGCCGCGGTCAGGGAGCTCACCGGTGGCTTCGGGGCCGACGTCGTGCTGGAGTGCGCCGGCGTGCCGCAAACCCTGACCTGGGCGTTGGCGATGCTGCGCAAAGGCGGGCGCTGCGCGATGGTCGGGATCCCCACCGAGGACGTGCTGCTGGCGTGCAAGTCGCTCGTTCTCGACGAACTGGAGCTCGTGGGGTCGCGGGCCTCGGCCGGGGAGATGCGTCGGGTCATCCCGTTCGTCGCCGACGGCCGCATGCAGGTGGGGGAGCTCATCACGCACCGCTTCCCGCTGGCGGAGTACGAGAAGGCGCTGGCGACCTTCAATGATCGCGGCAGCGGCGCCATGAAGATCATCGTGAATCCCTGA
- a CDS encoding FAD binding domain-containing protein encodes MTRYYRPRSKADALAVLAEEGSGARPLVGGTDLLVGVRHRTIEPTVIVDLKGIEDLPAPLRIDDDRVLIGPTLTLAELAADPAVREWFPSLAEAALTVGSVAIRNRASLIGNSCNGSPAADTVPAMLVHDVTVTIESVDGARTVPLREFFVGPRRTLCGTGEIVTGIGMNRPPAGYGSAFQRLTRRRGVDLATVSVAAGIDRHGTVVLGLGAVGPRPLRTPLDEPVDPAEGELLKLALERALTAATPISDIRGGREYRTAMLAVLARRAVQAAADRRRHEEVPA; translated from the coding sequence ATGACCAGGTACTACCGGCCGCGAAGCAAGGCCGACGCGCTCGCGGTGCTCGCCGAGGAAGGCTCCGGCGCGCGCCCGCTCGTCGGCGGTACCGACCTGCTCGTCGGGGTCCGCCACCGCACCATCGAGCCAACGGTGATCGTCGATCTGAAGGGCATCGAGGATCTGCCCGCGCCCCTGCGGATCGACGACGACCGCGTACTGATCGGCCCGACCCTGACCCTCGCTGAACTGGCCGCAGACCCGGCCGTACGGGAGTGGTTCCCGTCTCTGGCCGAGGCCGCGCTGACGGTCGGTTCGGTGGCGATCCGCAACCGGGCGAGCCTGATCGGCAACTCCTGCAACGGATCTCCGGCCGCCGACACGGTCCCGGCGATGCTCGTGCACGACGTCACGGTGACGATCGAGTCGGTCGATGGTGCGCGCACCGTGCCGTTGCGGGAGTTCTTCGTCGGACCGCGGCGGACGTTGTGCGGGACAGGAGAGATCGTGACCGGCATCGGCATGAACCGTCCCCCGGCCGGCTACGGATCGGCATTCCAGCGCCTGACCCGGCGGCGTGGGGTGGACCTCGCGACGGTCAGCGTGGCGGCCGGAATCGACCGCCACGGCACCGTCGTGCTCGGGCTTGGCGCGGTCGGGCCGCGGCCGCTGCGGACCCCGCTGGACGAGCCGGTCGACCCGGCCGAGGGGGAGCTGCTCAAGCTCGCGCTCGAGCGCGCCCTGACCGCCGCGACACCGATTTCCGACATCCGGGGCGGACGGGAGTACCGGACCGCGATGCTGGCGGTTCTCGCCCGGCGCGCCGTGCAAGCTGCCGCTGACCGGCGACGCCACGAGGAGGTGCCGGCATGA
- a CDS encoding (2Fe-2S)-binding protein: protein MTSHSLDDVQDVDITVNGCAQRLTVPGHRTLLEALRENLGLTGTKSCCAEGECGACTVFLDGRAVNACLVLCAEVAGHEVTTIEGLSANGPTDLQEEFLASGAVQCGFCIPGQVMSAEHLLRSTPQPSEPQIRDALSGNLCRCAGYQRIVRAVQATAVRRAADHD, encoded by the coding sequence ATGACATCCCATTCGCTCGACGACGTGCAGGACGTCGACATCACCGTCAACGGCTGTGCGCAGCGCCTCACCGTCCCCGGACATCGCACCCTGTTGGAAGCGCTGCGCGAAAACCTGGGGTTGACCGGGACCAAGAGCTGTTGCGCCGAGGGGGAGTGCGGGGCCTGCACCGTCTTCCTGGACGGGCGGGCCGTCAATGCCTGCCTCGTGCTGTGCGCGGAGGTCGCCGGTCACGAGGTGACCACGATCGAAGGTCTGTCCGCGAACGGACCGACGGATCTGCAGGAGGAGTTCCTCGCCAGCGGGGCCGTTCAGTGCGGATTCTGTATTCCCGGGCAGGTCATGTCCGCGGAACACCTGTTGCGCTCGACCCCGCAACCGAGCGAGCCGCAGATCCGCGACGCCCTGTCGGGAAACCTCTGCCGCTGCGCCGGTTACCAGCGCATCGTCCGGGCCGTGCAGGCCACCGCCGTGCGGAGGGCGGCCGACCATGACTGA